Sequence from the Equus przewalskii isolate Varuska chromosome 11, EquPr2, whole genome shotgun sequence genome:
CCCTAGGAGCAGAGGGCTGTGGGAAGCCTGGATAAGCAAAACTAGCAGAGGAGACTTCCAGAAGGAAgatacaaggaggaaaaaaacagaccTAACAGGCACTTGCTTGTAAATCTCAATGCAAAGCATGGAGGCCAATCAACTCGAACACGATTATTTCTCATAACGAATTTGTGTAAGAGATGGGGTGGCTGTGCCGGCCTTTAAAGTAGATGTGGGATGGGCGGCCCCTCATGCAGGGTCGGATCTTGAGGCTCCAGCAGAGCTGCCCTCTCCCTGGGCTCAGGGGGACATCAGGTGTCGTCTGGGGACGGCGGCTCTTCTGTGCTCAGCTCCACGTCCTCCGTCAGCGCGCTCTGGAGCACTTCCCTGAGAGGCTTCCGGCCCCGCTGTTGCCTCTGCCTTCCCATGAAGAAGTAAATGAGGGGGTTGACCCCGCTGTTCAgggtggagaggaggtggaggatgggcagcaggATGTCAAAataggggaaggagggggagagccTGTGGGCCAGCAAGCCTGCGCCGAGAGGCAGACCGAGCACCAGGAAGGCCAGGACCGTGAGAAGGACGATCCTGGAGAGCCTGGCGGGCTGTCTCCGCATGGAGAAGCACTGCACCCTGATGAGCAGAACCAGGCTGGACACACAGAGCACCAGAAAGGTAAGCAAGAACATCCCATAATAGACCAAGTTTACTACATCACACGAGAAGGCCACAAAGTGGACACACAAGAGCACAGAGATCCCCGGACACAATGACAGCCCCCAAATCAGAGCGCACGCGATGGCCGAGAGCTGCGCCGGGCGGCGGCATCTGTACCAGATGGGGAAGAGCACGGACAGACAGCGCTCGACGCTGACAGCCATCAGCAG
This genomic interval carries:
- the LOC103567337 gene encoding mas-related G-protein coupled receptor member X4-like, translated to MAHEPRNDPTGVSPRPQPWPSHPNNGSELPTAANATAHGTSVDGAHAFSAYENTLFLGIVLVSLCGLVGNGMVIWLLGFRIKRNPFSVYILTLAGADFAFLFCKSVRFLLLVLNRSVAALNLLIRGVTFSSYLGGLSLLMAVSVERCLSVLFPIWYRCRRPAQLSAIACALIWGLSLCPGISVLLCVHFVAFSCDVVNLVYYGMFLLTFLVLCVSSLVLLIRVQCFSMRRQPARLSRIVLLTVLAFLVLGLPLGAGLLAHRLSPSFPYFDILLPILHLLSTLNSGVNPLIYFFMGRQRQQRGRKPLREVLQSALTEDVELSTEEPPSPDDT